One genomic region from Arthrobacter pigmenti encodes:
- a CDS encoding NlpC/P60 family protein: MVHTHPKHTLPLLAGALASSLLAASLVSAPAVAAPDLPSAAEVAAAQDNTAATAALVSDIEGILEGAAAELQNAQVDAMKTQGAYVDALAELDERRAAATRLHAHAEEAAKAYDAASAELGELAGDIYRAGGIMPDTALLAFAEDPGRIMYQASTVEGLATSRTRTVNDAQTAAKALESLRADAKEAEEAAAAAATAAEAAGQATEAAMETAAGLVERKEAERVTLVAQLATLRDTTAALEDQRIAGLEQQRREAELARILAASAEAATEVETPAPAAPSFVPPAEPSEPIVPPAPAPPVVTSPAPAPAPRPTTPAPLPEPPAPNPPPAPAPAPPPPPPAPAPLPPPTPAPAPAPAPPPPAPNPPTTNPGGVAAAVNYARARVGDPYYYAWGGNGPRGYDCSGLVQQAFAAGGISLPRTASAQFYAARTHVPLSQAQFGDLVFWGEGAGIWHVAIYVGNNTVVNALNPDQGILEVNLANMSGMGALNPMAARF; the protein is encoded by the coding sequence ATGGTGCATACCCACCCGAAGCACACCCTGCCATTGCTTGCTGGTGCGCTTGCGTCATCGCTCCTGGCAGCCAGCCTTGTTTCCGCTCCCGCAGTGGCCGCCCCGGACCTGCCCTCCGCCGCCGAAGTTGCGGCTGCCCAGGACAACACCGCCGCCACTGCCGCGCTCGTATCCGACATCGAAGGCATCCTTGAGGGCGCCGCAGCCGAGCTGCAGAACGCACAGGTTGATGCAATGAAGACGCAGGGCGCGTACGTCGACGCCCTTGCCGAACTGGATGAACGCCGCGCTGCGGCGACCCGCCTGCACGCGCACGCGGAGGAGGCCGCTAAAGCCTACGACGCCGCCTCGGCCGAACTCGGCGAACTCGCCGGAGACATCTACCGGGCCGGCGGCATCATGCCGGACACCGCTCTGCTGGCATTCGCCGAGGATCCCGGCCGCATCATGTACCAGGCCTCCACCGTTGAGGGATTGGCAACCTCCCGCACCCGGACCGTGAACGATGCCCAGACGGCAGCCAAAGCGCTGGAGTCACTGCGCGCCGATGCAAAGGAAGCCGAGGAAGCGGCCGCAGCCGCGGCAACAGCAGCCGAGGCAGCAGGACAGGCAACCGAGGCAGCAATGGAGACCGCCGCCGGCCTCGTGGAACGCAAGGAAGCCGAACGTGTTACCCTCGTTGCGCAGCTCGCCACCCTAAGGGACACGACGGCGGCACTCGAGGACCAGCGGATCGCAGGGTTGGAGCAGCAGCGTCGCGAAGCCGAACTCGCCCGCATCCTCGCCGCCTCAGCCGAAGCGGCTACCGAAGTCGAGACGCCAGCGCCGGCAGCGCCATCGTTCGTTCCACCGGCCGAGCCGTCCGAACCCATTGTTCCGCCTGCTCCCGCGCCGCCCGTAGTCACTTCACCGGCACCCGCGCCGGCACCGCGGCCGACGACGCCGGCTCCCCTACCCGAGCCCCCCGCGCCGAATCCTCCGCCAGCGCCGGCACCTGCACCGCCGCCGCCGCCACCCGCGCCAGCACCTCTCCCGCCGCCTACACCAGCGCCAGCACCGGCGCCCGCCCCTCCACCACCGGCCCCGAACCCGCCGACAACAAACCCGGGAGGCGTGGCAGCGGCCGTCAACTATGCGCGTGCGCGCGTTGGAGACCCGTACTACTACGCATGGGGCGGGAACGGCCCGCGTGGTTACGACTGCTCCGGGCTCGTCCAGCAGGCGTTCGCCGCGGGAGGCATCTCGCTTCCGCGCACCGCTTCAGCACAGTTCTACGCTGCCCGCACGCACGTGCCGCTTTCACAGGCGCAGTTCGGCGACCTTGTCTTCTGGGGCGAAGGCGCAGGCATCTGGCACGTTGCCATCTACGTCGGCAACAACACCGTGGTCAACGCACTGAATCCTGACCAGGGGATCCTCGAAGTCAACCTCGCGAACATGAGCGGGATGGGCGCGCTCAACCCGATGGCGGCACGTTTCTAG
- a CDS encoding cation diffusion facilitator family transporter — protein MSAHSHGLHPVTATGKHRKKLVLVMAITLAVVVVQVIGAVLSGSLSLLADAGHMLSDAAGVFIALLAAWIASRPATDRSTYGYQRAEVLAALANAVLLMVIAVVITIEAVRRFSEPSDVRTDIMLIAAVLGAAANLVCLLILHGGHKESLNIRGAYLEVLGDLLGSIAVIVAAVVIAVTGYQQADAIASVLIAVMIVPRAWSLLRDVINVLLESAPKGVDPAMIREHILRVEGVVDAHDIHAWTITSGVPVFSAHVVVDAGALNAEGVDRMLDRLTHCLSNHFDTEHCTFQLEPLEHAVHESRQHA, from the coding sequence ATGAGCGCACATTCGCACGGGCTGCACCCCGTCACCGCGACCGGGAAGCACCGGAAGAAACTGGTGCTGGTCATGGCGATCACGCTTGCCGTCGTCGTCGTGCAGGTTATCGGCGCGGTGCTCTCCGGGTCGCTCTCCCTGCTTGCCGACGCCGGTCACATGCTCTCGGACGCCGCCGGCGTCTTCATCGCACTGCTGGCAGCGTGGATCGCTTCACGGCCGGCGACGGACCGCAGTACCTATGGCTACCAGCGGGCAGAGGTACTCGCCGCGCTCGCGAATGCGGTACTCCTCATGGTGATCGCGGTGGTGATCACCATTGAAGCGGTTCGGAGGTTCAGCGAGCCCTCTGACGTGCGGACCGACATCATGCTCATTGCTGCAGTGCTTGGCGCGGCAGCGAATCTTGTGTGCCTGCTCATCCTGCACGGCGGCCATAAGGAGAGCCTGAACATCCGTGGCGCATACCTGGAGGTGCTGGGGGATCTGCTGGGCTCGATCGCGGTGATTGTTGCCGCCGTCGTCATCGCCGTCACGGGGTATCAGCAGGCGGATGCGATCGCTTCCGTCCTGATCGCCGTCATGATCGTGCCGCGCGCGTGGAGCCTTCTGCGGGACGTGATCAACGTACTGCTCGAATCGGCACCGAAGGGCGTTGACCCAGCCATGATCCGCGAACACATCCTGCGGGTGGAAGGCGTGGTTGATGCCCATGACATACACGCGTGGACCATCACGTCCGGCGTGCCCGTGTTCTCCGCACACGTGGTGGTGGACGCAGGCGCCCTGAACGCCGAGGGGGTCGACCGGATGCTGGATCGGCTGACCCACTGCCTCAGTAACCATTTCGATACCGAGCACTGCACCTTCCAACTGGAGCCGCTCGAGCACGCCGTCCATGAGAGCCGCCAACACGCCTGA
- a CDS encoding metallopeptidase family protein produces MRRTLSRAPNRVSSVPIEMSLADFESAVDDAIDQIPDKLARAMNNVAIFVKEEYEPQPGEDPETELLGLYEGTPLTERDSWWDAGSLPDRISIFRQPLLRLCDSREELVEEILVTVVHEVAHHFGIDDERLHELGWG; encoded by the coding sequence ATGCGAAGAACCCTCTCAAGGGCGCCCAATAGAGTTTCCTCCGTGCCCATTGAGATGAGCCTTGCGGACTTTGAGTCGGCCGTTGATGATGCCATTGACCAGATCCCGGACAAGCTAGCCCGCGCCATGAACAACGTTGCGATCTTCGTCAAGGAAGAGTACGAGCCGCAACCCGGAGAGGACCCGGAAACCGAACTCCTCGGCCTCTATGAAGGAACCCCGCTCACGGAGCGCGATTCGTGGTGGGACGCCGGCTCCCTGCCCGACCGCATCAGCATTTTCCGGCAGCCGCTGCTCAGGTTATGCGACTCCCGCGAGGAACTGGTCGAGGAAATTCTGGTCACCGTAGTCCATGAAGTCGCGCACCACTTCGGCATCGACGACGAGCGCCTCCACGAACTCGGCTGGGGATAA
- a CDS encoding transposase, producing MGLLGKDSQKAVGGGTSRSFRSRVAWCWDIEVPQPESTGEIHRQIIVDGTYFGGWCVLIAFDGEHVLGWQWCDQEKKAAWAALLEHCPAPDVAVTDGGTGLRAALDQQWRRTRIQRCYFHVYAAVRRHTTLNPTLEAGKEALALTRALMKVQDLDAAAAWMGSYASWEAKWSAFLKQRTYAKAGTERPSWAQPNQQWWYTHIRLRRVQGLYRQLLRDKSLFTWLEDTFQEDGKPTVDRTTSRLEGWPNRAVKDLLRHHKGLNGAHRRASR from the coding sequence CTGGGGCTGCTGGGCAAGGACAGCCAGAAAGCCGTTGGCGGTGGCACGAGCCGTTCTTTCCGGTCCCGGGTGGCGTGGTGCTGGGATATCGAGGTCCCGCAGCCAGAGTCGACCGGAGAGATCCATCGGCAGATCATCGTTGATGGCACCTACTTCGGCGGATGGTGCGTGCTGATCGCCTTCGACGGTGAACACGTGCTCGGCTGGCAGTGGTGCGATCAGGAGAAGAAGGCCGCATGGGCAGCGCTGCTGGAGCACTGCCCTGCCCCGGATGTAGCGGTCACTGATGGCGGTACCGGCCTGCGAGCCGCCCTGGACCAGCAGTGGCGCAGAACCCGAATCCAGAGGTGCTACTTCCACGTCTACGCCGCGGTAAGGCGCCACACCACCCTGAACCCCACACTCGAAGCCGGCAAAGAGGCCCTAGCCCTGACCAGGGCTTTGATGAAAGTCCAGGACCTCGACGCTGCCGCAGCATGGATGGGCTCTTACGCCTCCTGGGAAGCGAAGTGGAGCGCCTTCCTGAAACAGCGGACCTACGCCAAGGCAGGAACCGAGCGGCCCTCCTGGGCTCAACCGAATCAGCAGTGGTGGTACACCCACATCCGGCTACGCAGAGTCCAAGGCCTCTACCGGCAGCTGCTCCGGGATAAGTCGCTGTTCACCTGGCTCGAGGACACTTTCCAAGAAGACGGCAAGCCCACAGTCGATCGGACCACCTCACGGCTGGAAGGCTGGCCCAACCGGGCAGTCAAAGATCTCCTGCGGCACCACAAAGGACTCAACGGCGCCCACCGCCGTGCGAGCCGTTGA